The following are from one region of the Candidatus Dadabacteria bacterium genome:
- a CDS encoding N-6 DNA methylase has product MSGKDKKPPAEVIPFVPAGKIRCFVSGKLRKDTPEENVRQRWARSLVDEYGYDVSDMAVEFSVKMGTKRKRADIVIFKPGGPRRQDTVAVIVEAKREDIKPKDKDEGVEQLKSYMSACSSCRFGLWVGSERLAYEKAEDGKIEDTTDIPRFGDTQPQPPKFHELTPATDLKASLRRCHNYIYANQGIQKAEAFHELQKLIFCKVLDEKEVVDDLRFFVLGEERKSIAGQRRLRDERISPLFNEVKDRYPYIFEPDDRIKLNLKVLAYIVSELQRYSLLNTRTDIKGQAYEELVGANLRGDRGEFFTPRNVCDMAVRMVLSLHSNQRIASLKVLDCCCGTGGFLVAVINLVREKITGFERAKGGSEEDIRTRAEIRVKELAERNIFGMDINPFLVRTTQMNLVMHGDGSVNVFQGDSLAAPGEWEDETARQKIKQGAFDIVVTNPPFGGQANIDDPHILSRYELPALESKDMRRFMPAEQLFVEGALKYVKRGGYLAIVLPRSIANNPGLRFIRKWLLQNTRIVASIDLPKETFAEGGGVPNPSVLVLQRLSREEVKLARAGALDEYGVFMAIPKKVGIDKRGNKVFVKTPEGFVILDDNEEPTIDDDLPKVVLDFEEWLGA; this is encoded by the coding sequence ATGAGCGGGAAAGACAAAAAACCTCCTGCCGAGGTAATTCCCTTCGTACCGGCAGGCAAGATTAGGTGCTTTGTCAGCGGTAAACTGCGGAAGGATACCCCCGAGGAAAACGTCCGGCAGCGATGGGCGAGGAGTCTCGTTGACGAGTACGGATATGACGTATCGGACATGGCCGTCGAGTTCTCGGTGAAGATGGGGACGAAGCGAAAACGCGCCGACATCGTGATCTTCAAACCGGGTGGTCCCAGACGGCAGGACACAGTTGCCGTCATTGTGGAAGCGAAGCGCGAAGACATCAAGCCGAAGGACAAAGATGAAGGCGTCGAACAACTCAAGAGCTACATGAGCGCCTGTTCGTCGTGCCGGTTCGGGCTGTGGGTAGGTTCGGAGAGGCTGGCCTACGAGAAAGCCGAAGACGGGAAGATTGAAGACACGACCGATATTCCACGGTTTGGGGATACGCAGCCGCAACCGCCCAAGTTCCACGAACTTACCCCGGCGACTGACCTCAAGGCTTCACTCCGGCGCTGTCACAACTATATTTACGCCAATCAGGGAATCCAGAAGGCTGAAGCATTCCACGAACTCCAAAAGCTTATCTTCTGCAAGGTGTTAGACGAGAAAGAGGTCGTGGACGATCTGCGATTTTTCGTTCTCGGGGAGGAGCGCAAGTCCATCGCTGGGCAGCGCAGGCTTCGGGACGAACGCATCTCGCCATTGTTCAACGAGGTCAAGGACCGCTATCCCTATATCTTTGAACCAGATGACCGGATCAAGTTGAACCTGAAGGTTCTCGCCTACATCGTATCCGAATTGCAGCGATACTCGTTGCTCAATACCCGGACGGATATAAAGGGGCAGGCATACGAGGAACTGGTTGGAGCAAACCTGCGGGGAGATCGGGGCGAGTTCTTCACGCCTCGCAATGTCTGCGACATGGCCGTCCGTATGGTGTTGTCGCTGCACTCGAACCAGAGAATCGCCTCCTTGAAGGTGCTCGACTGCTGCTGCGGAACGGGCGGATTCCTCGTCGCGGTAATCAACCTTGTGCGAGAAAAGATAACCGGATTCGAGCGGGCGAAAGGTGGTTCCGAAGAAGATATCCGCACCCGTGCGGAAATCCGCGTCAAAGAACTGGCGGAACGCAACATCTTTGGCATGGATATCAACCCCTTTCTTGTCCGCACAACGCAGATGAACCTCGTCATGCACGGCGACGGTTCCGTGAACGTGTTCCAAGGTGACTCCCTCGCTGCACCGGGGGAATGGGAGGACGAAACGGCCCGTCAGAAAATCAAGCAAGGCGCATTCGACATCGTGGTGACGAACCCTCCGTTTGGAGGACAAGCAAACATAGACGACCCGCATATTCTTTCTCGCTATGAATTGCCTGCGTTGGAATCCAAGGACATGCGGAGATTCATGCCCGCCGAACAGTTGTTTGTGGAGGGCGCATTGAAGTACGTCAAGCGGGGCGGATACCTCGCCATCGTCCTTCCTCGAAGCATCGCCAACAACCCCGGACTCAGATTCATCCGGAAGTGGCTGCTCCAGAACACGCGGATCGTGGCTTCCATAGACCTGCCCAAGGAGACCTTCGCCGAAGGGGGTGGAGTGCCGAATCCGAGTGTCCTGGTGCTGCAAAGACTCTCTCGGGAGGAAGTAAAGCTGGCGCGGGCGGGAGCGCTGGACGAATACGGTGTCTTCATGGCCATTCCCAAGAAGGTCGGCATAGACAAGAGGGGAAACAAGGTCTTCGTGAAGACACCGGAAGGATTCGTGATTCTCGACGACAACGAAGAACCAACGATAGATGACGATTTGCCAAAGGTAGTGCTGGACTTCGAGGAATGGCTAGGAGCATGA
- a CDS encoding DNA replication/repair protein RecF, with protein sequence MVKKGPAGSGEAVFSQKKQSVDQVQLKHLSLRNYRNYENLSLPFYPGFNVIHGRNAQGKTNLLEAIYLVCGLRPFSGAKNSELVRFGCEASLVKGEILSGNGLNEVHITVKKEGRHTRLNSKTVRSISQHFGRFKVVLFLPSDIEIVKGGLQARRNYLDSVISAVYPVHIKQLRDYQRAVSQRNHMLGSREKMSSLSMELWDEQIAGIGADIVSRRVEMIKSFNRKLAEVYGEHGESDTSARVSYGFSFERKADLGEGIREALSRNFPSDKKRGHTTVGPHRDRVGFLLNGQDASRFASQGQSKNLVLALKASEIRLFKEHTGTNPILLLDDITSELDIKRRSFLFQTLSEFTGQVFVTSTDKNEIPRQGEFHSFFVDSGRVKAGA encoded by the coding sequence ATGGTCAAGAAAGGGCCTGCGGGAAGCGGCGAAGCGGTTTTTTCCCAGAAAAAACAGTCGGTAGATCAAGTGCAGCTCAAACATTTAAGCCTAAGAAATTACAGAAATTACGAAAACCTTTCCCTTCCGTTCTATCCCGGATTCAACGTTATCCACGGTCGAAACGCCCAAGGGAAAACCAACCTCCTCGAAGCCATCTATCTTGTCTGCGGACTGCGGCCGTTTTCGGGTGCGAAAAACTCTGAGCTTGTGCGCTTCGGCTGCGAAGCATCCCTCGTGAAGGGGGAGATTCTTTCGGGAAACGGCCTCAACGAAGTGCACATAACCGTGAAGAAAGAAGGCCGCCACACGCGGCTTAACTCAAAGACCGTGCGGAGCATAAGCCAGCACTTCGGCCGTTTCAAAGTAGTTTTGTTTCTTCCCTCGGACATAGAGATAGTAAAGGGAGGGCTTCAGGCTAGGAGAAATTATCTCGATTCCGTCATAAGCGCTGTTTATCCGGTCCACATAAAGCAGCTTCGCGATTACCAGAGGGCCGTGAGCCAGAGAAACCACATGCTCGGTTCAAGGGAGAAAATGTCTTCTCTTTCCATGGAACTCTGGGATGAGCAGATAGCCGGGATCGGAGCCGATATCGTAAGCAGGCGCGTCGAGATGATAAAAAGCTTTAACCGCAAGCTAGCCGAAGTATACGGAGAGCACGGGGAGTCTGACACGTCGGCGCGCGTGAGCTACGGATTTTCCTTTGAACGCAAGGCAGACCTAGGCGAGGGCATAAGGGAGGCGCTTTCAAGGAATTTCCCTTCGGATAAAAAAAGGGGCCACACGACTGTCGGTCCCCACAGGGACCGGGTCGGTTTTCTGCTGAATGGACAGGACGCTTCGCGCTTTGCCTCGCAGGGGCAGTCAAAAAACCTGGTTCTTGCGCTTAAGGCCTCAGAGATAAGGCTTTTTAAGGAGCATACAGGGACCAATCCCATACTTCTTCTAGACGACATAACAAGCGAACTTGACATTAAACGCAGGAGCTTTCTTTTCCAGACGCTTTCGGAATTTACCGGGCAGGTATTTGTTACATCGACTGATAAAAACGAGATACCTCGTCAAGGAGAGTTCCACTCGTTTTTTGTTGACTCCGGCCGGGTAAAAGCCGGCGCATAG
- a CDS encoding prepilin peptidase, with protein MVPEIWFFILGAALGSFVNVCARRIPAGASVISPRSRCESCKTAIRSYHNIPVLSWILLGGKCAYCKEQISIEYPLTELLCGVLVLFLYMEFGVSLELLFYLALCLSLVVITLIDIRHLIIPDVVTLPGIAAGVLLNAIKTDWETVAEVVFSPALSDFLPAIAEIAVFNSIGGALLGGGAFLLIATVYRTLRKKEGMGMGDVKLVCMLGAFFGMWGVLVIIFLSSILGTLIGLSVIILRKKDPGHAIAYGPFLSFSAILYLLGNELFLLAGISIGPLG; from the coding sequence ATCGTTCCAGAAATATGGTTTTTCATCCTGGGGGCGGCACTCGGAAGTTTTGTGAATGTCTGCGCAAGGAGAATTCCGGCCGGGGCATCAGTTATCTCCCCCCGCTCCCGCTGCGAGAGCTGCAAGACTGCTATACGGAGCTATCACAACATTCCCGTTTTAAGCTGGATTCTTCTAGGGGGCAAATGCGCCTACTGTAAAGAGCAGATATCGATTGAGTATCCGCTCACGGAACTTCTGTGCGGAGTGCTTGTGCTTTTTCTCTACATGGAGTTCGGAGTATCGCTTGAGCTGCTTTTCTACCTGGCGCTTTGCCTGTCGCTTGTGGTTATAACTCTGATAGACATAAGGCATCTCATTATCCCCGATGTGGTAACATTGCCGGGAATAGCAGCCGGGGTTTTGCTCAACGCAATTAAGACCGACTGGGAAACCGTAGCCGAGGTGGTTTTCTCTCCCGCACTTTCCGACTTTCTGCCCGCCATAGCGGAAATCGCGGTTTTTAATTCAATAGGTGGGGCACTGCTTGGAGGAGGAGCTTTCTTGCTAATCGCCACGGTTTACAGAACCTTGAGAAAAAAAGAAGGGATGGGGATGGGTGACGTCAAGCTTGTCTGCATGCTTGGTGCTTTCTTCGGAATGTGGGGAGTGCTGGTCATAATATTTCTAAGCTCCATCCTGGGAACCCTGATCGGACTGTCGGTTATAATACTGCGCAAAAAGGATCCGGGACACGCTATTGCCTACGGCCCCTTTCTTTCCTTCTCGGCCATCTTGTATCTGCTTGGAAATGAACTTTTTCTTCTTGCCGGAATAAGCATCGGGCCACTGGGGTAA
- the obgE gene encoding GTPase ObgE: MQFIDEARITVISGNGGNGCVSFRREKFVPKGGPNGGDGGKGGDIVVVADANMSSLLDYRYKKEYKAQNGEPGRGKDQHGKSGSDLIIPVPTGTIVTSCEDGETLADLTKDGQRFTIVQGGRGGRGNSRFVSPTNRAPREAESGREGLRREVKLELKILADVGILGFPNAGKSTLISKISAARPKISGYPFTTLVPNLGVVGYGDYQSFVIADIPGIIEGAHKGQGLGLQFLKHVERTRLLVHMLDLDPISGRDPVEDFDKINSELRKYSANLAEKTQLVVLNKIDITEARELSVKTAERFKERNIETLSISAVTGEGSQELVYSIGERLKLLTEDSRNQSPSAE, encoded by the coding sequence ATGCAATTCATAGACGAGGCAAGAATAACCGTCATATCAGGTAACGGCGGCAACGGATGCGTCAGTTTCAGAAGAGAGAAGTTCGTCCCCAAGGGGGGGCCAAACGGCGGCGACGGAGGCAAGGGGGGAGACATAGTAGTGGTCGCGGACGCGAATATGTCCTCTCTTCTTGACTACAGGTACAAAAAGGAATACAAAGCCCAAAACGGGGAGCCCGGAAGGGGGAAGGACCAGCACGGAAAATCGGGTTCTGACCTCATTATTCCGGTCCCCACGGGAACCATAGTGACATCCTGCGAAGACGGAGAGACGCTCGCCGACCTTACCAAAGACGGCCAGCGTTTTACAATAGTGCAGGGAGGAAGGGGAGGAAGAGGGAACTCAAGGTTCGTCTCACCGACTAACCGGGCGCCCAGAGAAGCGGAGAGCGGTCGGGAAGGACTGCGCCGGGAAGTGAAGCTCGAACTTAAGATACTGGCCGACGTCGGCATACTGGGATTCCCAAACGCGGGGAAATCAACCCTTATATCGAAAATCTCGGCCGCGAGACCTAAAATCTCAGGTTATCCGTTTACCACACTCGTCCCCAATCTCGGGGTCGTAGGCTACGGTGACTATCAGTCTTTCGTAATCGCGGATATCCCCGGGATCATCGAGGGAGCTCACAAGGGCCAAGGACTGGGTCTTCAGTTTCTAAAGCATGTCGAGAGAACCCGCCTTCTGGTTCACATGCTGGATCTTGACCCCATATCGGGGAGAGACCCCGTGGAAGATTTTGACAAGATCAATTCAGAACTCAGGAAGTATTCAGCTAATCTTGCTGAAAAAACCCAGCTGGTGGTACTTAACAAGATTGACATCACTGAAGCCAGGGAGTTAAGCGTTAAGACAGCCGAGAGATTTAAAGAAAGGAACATTGAAACCCTCAGCATATCCGCGGTCACGGGAGAAGGTTCGCAGGAGCTTGTTTACTCAATCGGGGAGAGGCTCAAGCTTCTTACTGAAGATTCTCGTAATCAATCTCCTTCCGCGGAATAG
- a CDS encoding nuclear transport factor 2 family protein produces MSYEKDEIIKANRKFYDARNRYDIDLIEQVWLTDGRAKCVHAGWPIIFGWEAIKESWKTIFETGGFDRVDISDFFVEVKGNSAWLNCVERATYSLDNRRVVVLAQATNIFEHADGEWKMALHHASLMPIPRKEIDYENLQ; encoded by the coding sequence ATGAGTTATGAAAAAGACGAAATAATAAAGGCAAACAGAAAATTTTACGATGCCCGCAACCGCTACGATATCGATCTGATAGAACAGGTCTGGCTTACCGATGGCCGGGCCAAGTGCGTCCATGCGGGCTGGCCGATAATTTTCGGGTGGGAAGCTATAAAAGAGAGCTGGAAAACTATTTTTGAAACGGGCGGATTTGACCGTGTTGATATTTCTGATTTCTTTGTTGAAGTGAAGGGAAATTCGGCTTGGCTTAACTGTGTTGAGAGGGCAACTTACTCGCTAGACAATCGCAGGGTTGTCGTGCTGGCTCAGGCAACCAACATATTTGAGCATGCGGATGGAGAATGGAAGATGGCACTTCACCACGCCTCTTTGATGCCTATTCCGCGGAAGGAGATTGATTACGAGAATCTTCAGTAA
- a CDS encoding AAA family ATPase translates to MISLKISEIHSKDWGKGYARISSLDMKELGLTSWDLIQIDGRKKTVVRALPLDIDEEETESVIEIDTVTRENAGVGLDDIVIVTKADLEKASRITLCPRDKAFLYDPAKSKRLSNRLEGLAVTVGDRVSVRVSAAKTEDFDVLTAMPEHSVIISQKTRMDVIQRPKTKVDAERISYADIGGLLSQIKRIKEILEFPIRFPSLFEKLGVQPPRGVLLTGPPGSGKTLLAKAIAFETNSNFQVINGPEIIHRFYGESEAKLRQIFEAATKNQPSIIFLDELDAIAPRRDKVTGDVEKRVVAQLLSLMDGLTNRGNVTVIGATNLPDMLDPALRRPGRFDREIHLPVPDTKARLEIFQVHSRSMPLSNDVDLQRLSELSSGYVGADIENLCREAAINSLTNILPDMEEDSASDFGQSFPVEVSMENFLEALRNIHPSAIREIVAEIPKTSWDDVGGLENVKNDLIESVIWPMKHRNFYEALDVTSPRGIMLHGPPGTGKTLLAKALANRTEVNFISIKGAELLSKYVGESERAVREVFRKAKQVSPCIVFFDEIDALCPRRSESNSTRVSERVVSQLLAEIDGVEELPDVLVLAATNRIDMVEPALLRPGRFDLVVEVPAPSKQEILEILKIHTWKKPLGTDIKISALAEQLEGRTGADVKLVCNRASLHAIKEHLGKNKKVIKLCKRHFDLALAELQKRSGYREE, encoded by the coding sequence ATGATATCGCTTAAAATATCGGAAATCCACTCAAAGGACTGGGGAAAGGGTTACGCCAGGATCAGCAGTCTGGATATGAAAGAACTCGGCCTCACATCCTGGGATCTCATACAGATAGACGGAAGGAAAAAAACCGTTGTAAGGGCTCTGCCGTTAGATATAGACGAAGAGGAAACGGAATCCGTCATAGAAATAGATACGGTAACGAGAGAAAACGCGGGAGTGGGGCTTGACGACATAGTGATAGTGACAAAAGCCGATCTTGAGAAGGCAAGCAGGATAACGCTTTGCCCGAGGGACAAGGCGTTTCTCTACGACCCCGCAAAAAGCAAGCGCCTTTCCAACAGACTCGAAGGGCTTGCGGTAACGGTCGGAGACAGGGTGTCGGTCAGGGTATCCGCCGCCAAGACCGAAGACTTCGACGTGCTTACCGCCATGCCGGAGCATTCAGTGATCATAAGCCAGAAGACCCGCATGGACGTGATACAGAGACCGAAAACCAAAGTAGACGCAGAAAGGATCTCTTACGCGGACATAGGGGGACTTTTAAGCCAGATAAAGAGAATAAAGGAGATTCTTGAATTTCCGATACGCTTTCCCTCGCTTTTCGAAAAGCTCGGAGTTCAGCCACCCAGAGGAGTTCTTCTTACCGGACCTCCTGGAAGCGGAAAGACCCTGCTTGCAAAAGCCATAGCGTTTGAAACGAATTCCAATTTCCAGGTAATAAACGGTCCCGAGATAATTCACAGATTCTATGGAGAAAGCGAAGCTAAGCTGCGCCAGATATTTGAGGCCGCGACGAAAAACCAGCCGTCAATAATATTCCTTGACGAACTCGATGCGATAGCTCCCCGCCGGGACAAGGTAACGGGAGACGTGGAGAAAAGGGTAGTGGCACAGCTTCTCTCGCTCATGGACGGACTTACGAACAGGGGAAACGTTACGGTTATCGGAGCGACAAATCTTCCGGATATGCTTGATCCGGCACTGCGTCGCCCCGGCAGGTTCGACAGGGAAATCCACCTTCCGGTTCCCGATACCAAGGCCCGCCTCGAGATATTCCAAGTTCATTCAAGAAGCATGCCTCTTTCAAATGACGTGGATCTCCAGAGGCTCTCTGAGCTTTCAAGCGGTTACGTCGGGGCCGACATAGAAAACCTCTGCAGGGAGGCAGCCATAAACTCCCTTACCAATATTCTGCCGGACATGGAGGAAGACTCCGCCTCTGACTTCGGGCAGAGCTTTCCCGTCGAAGTCAGCATGGAAAACTTCCTTGAGGCCCTCCGGAACATCCATCCTTCCGCCATAAGGGAGATAGTGGCTGAGATACCGAAAACCTCCTGGGATGACGTTGGAGGTCTTGAGAACGTAAAGAACGACCTGATCGAATCGGTTATATGGCCGATGAAACACAGGAATTTCTACGAGGCTCTGGATGTAACGTCCCCGAGGGGAATAATGCTTCACGGTCCGCCGGGAACGGGAAAAACCCTTCTTGCAAAAGCGCTTGCCAACAGAACGGAAGTGAACTTCATTTCCATAAAGGGAGCGGAGCTTCTCTCCAAGTACGTCGGCGAGTCGGAGCGTGCCGTAAGGGAAGTTTTCAGAAAGGCAAAGCAGGTTTCTCCGTGCATAGTGTTTTTTGATGAGATTGACGCCCTTTGTCCCAGACGCTCCGAATCAAACTCAACCCGTGTGAGCGAAAGGGTCGTAAGTCAGCTGCTTGCCGAAATTGACGGGGTTGAGGAGCTCCCGGATGTTCTGGTGCTGGCTGCGACAAACAGAATTGACATGGTCGAACCGGCTCTTCTGAGACCGGGAAGATTCGATCTGGTGGTTGAAGTTCCCGCTCCGTCAAAACAGGAAATTCTCGAAATCCTGAAAATTCACACCTGGAAAAAACCTCTAGGCACCGACATAAAAATCTCTGCGCTTGCGGAGCAACTGGAAGGCAGGACCGGAGCGGACGTAAAACTCGTATGCAACAGGGCTTCTCTGCATGCGATAAAAGAACATCTGGGGAAAAACAAAAAAGTCATCAAACTCTGCAAAAGACATTTTGACCTGGCACTTGCGGAACTCCAGAAAAGAAGCGGTTACCGAGAAGAGTAG
- the mgtE gene encoding magnesium transporter: MLGFPPLQLQRKRSQDIFFVVINTENCILICSGKRHSTRLPRKHGTESNKMPINVKKTVKRIDRVLKKGNWDAVRSITQSMHPSEIASLIQASPQEKKHLILEALDTEVASEVYFQLNPEERVSMLKLMRETSITAMAEEMESDDAADFLGELPEDLAKKVLEAMDPEEREEVTPLLKYPQDSAGGIMQTEVLKGSHDATSRETVELIRKIEEEDEEDVEDLHMVYVVNETGRLVGRVFPLKLSTAAPDSPLWTIMDPVEVTLTPNMDQEEVAKIFRKYDEMSLPVVDDSGVLLGRITADDILDVISEEAGEDIYKLGGISGEGLHPIHTSIYDNVRLRAPWIMLALVGELLVAFIIMQKFQTTLENFIILAALLPLVMATGGNVGVQTNTITVRVLATGDFVMNRIKDLLLAELKVGLALGIISGLLGALIGLLLNTAEADVTRLFLVIFAGIVGATLTTSFLGVAGPLVLNRLKMDPAVSSGPFLVTFNDIFGTAFYLFLGAALL, translated from the coding sequence ATGCTCGGTTTCCCGCCGCTACAGCTTCAAAGAAAAAGATCGCAGGATATATTTTTTGTAGTAATCAATACCGAAAACTGTATCCTAATCTGTTCAGGAAAGAGGCACTCAACACGCCTCCCGAGAAAACACGGAACCGAGAGTAACAAAATGCCGATTAACGTCAAAAAAACGGTAAAAAGAATAGACAGAGTCCTTAAGAAAGGGAACTGGGATGCAGTTAGAAGCATAACACAGTCCATGCACCCCTCCGAGATAGCATCCCTTATACAGGCTTCTCCGCAGGAAAAAAAGCATCTGATACTTGAGGCTCTCGACACCGAAGTAGCCTCTGAGGTCTATTTCCAGCTAAACCCCGAGGAACGCGTAAGCATGCTGAAGCTTATGCGGGAGACGTCCATCACCGCGATGGCAGAAGAAATGGAATCGGACGATGCCGCCGACTTCCTGGGAGAACTGCCGGAAGACCTGGCGAAGAAGGTTCTCGAGGCTATGGATCCGGAAGAACGCGAGGAGGTGACGCCGCTTCTCAAGTACCCGCAAGATTCTGCGGGCGGAATCATGCAGACCGAAGTTCTAAAAGGTTCGCATGACGCTACTTCTAGAGAAACCGTCGAACTGATAAGAAAAATCGAGGAAGAAGACGAAGAGGACGTAGAGGACCTGCATATGGTCTACGTTGTGAACGAAACGGGAAGGCTCGTCGGAAGGGTGTTTCCACTTAAGCTCTCAACTGCGGCGCCGGATTCTCCCCTCTGGACGATAATGGACCCTGTCGAGGTAACGCTCACTCCGAATATGGACCAAGAGGAAGTTGCCAAAATCTTCAGAAAATACGATGAAATGTCGCTTCCCGTTGTGGACGATTCGGGAGTGCTGCTCGGCAGAATAACCGCAGACGATATACTCGACGTCATATCCGAAGAGGCTGGGGAAGACATATACAAGCTCGGGGGAATAAGCGGCGAAGGACTCCACCCCATACACACGTCCATATACGACAACGTGAGACTGAGAGCGCCCTGGATAATGCTCGCTCTTGTGGGAGAACTTCTGGTGGCTTTCATAATAATGCAGAAGTTTCAAACCACACTTGAGAATTTCATCATACTCGCGGCGTTGCTACCCTTGGTCATGGCCACGGGTGGAAATGTCGGAGTTCAGACAAACACCATCACTGTCAGGGTCCTAGCCACTGGTGATTTCGTGATGAACCGGATAAAAGACCTCCTTCTGGCGGAACTCAAGGTGGGACTGGCCCTCGGGATCATAAGTGGCCTTCTGGGCGCCTTGATCGGACTTCTGCTAAATACCGCGGAAGCTGATGTTACAAGATTGTTTCTGGTAATATTCGCAGGGATTGTTGGAGCTACGCTTACAACTTCGTTTCTTGGAGTTGCGGGGCCCCTTGTTCTTAACAGGCTAAAGATGGATCCGGCGGTATCCTCAGGGCCGTTTCTCGTTACTTTCAATGATATATTCGGCACCGCTTTCTACCTGTTTTTAGGTGCGGCGCTGCTGTAA
- a CDS encoding MBL fold metallo-hydrolase, which produces MDLKIIDVNFFTTEAVASYLIETGEGPMLIETGPDTSFENLKSGLSDLGYAPSDVKHVFVTHIHLDHSGAAWHFAEAGSTIYVHPVGAPHLVDPEKLMRSATRIYGEDNMRRLWGEVRGMDKDRVVAIEDGQVINIGDVEVKIIETAGHAGHHHCYLIENALFTGDTAGCLMAGGPMIPATPPPEIHLEKWNASIEKMREISPDILYLTHFGGYTDVGPMLDDAAEKLEEWSEWIGERVSAGKSDEEITEEFGDYFRGIFEREGVSEEVYQKYDLMTPYHMNAGGLIRYWKKYMLPGS; this is translated from the coding sequence ATGGACTTGAAGATCATTGACGTTAATTTCTTTACAACGGAGGCGGTAGCGTCTTACCTGATAGAGACTGGAGAAGGGCCGATGCTGATAGAAACCGGTCCCGACACGTCGTTTGAGAATCTTAAAAGCGGTCTTTCGGACCTCGGCTACGCACCCTCTGACGTAAAACACGTGTTCGTAACCCACATTCATCTTGACCACTCGGGTGCCGCCTGGCATTTTGCCGAGGCGGGATCCACCATATACGTTCACCCGGTGGGAGCTCCGCACCTTGTTGACCCCGAGAAACTCATGAGATCTGCGACGAGGATATACGGGGAGGACAACATGCGACGTCTCTGGGGTGAGGTCAGGGGAATGGATAAAGACCGCGTGGTTGCCATTGAGGACGGCCAAGTCATCAACATAGGAGACGTTGAAGTGAAAATTATTGAGACAGCCGGACATGCCGGGCATCATCACTGCTACCTGATTGAGAACGCCCTTTTTACCGGGGATACTGCGGGGTGCCTGATGGCGGGCGGGCCCATGATTCCTGCGACTCCTCCTCCGGAGATACACCTTGAGAAGTGGAACGCTTCTATTGAGAAGATGAGGGAGATATCCCCCGACATACTTTATCTCACCCATTTCGGCGGATACACGGATGTGGGTCCCATGCTTGACGACGCCGCCGAAAAACTCGAAGAGTGGTCTGAGTGGATCGGCGAGAGAGTGTCGGCCGGGAAGAGCGATGAGGAGATAACAGAAGAATTCGGAGACTACTTCAGGGGAATATTCGAGCGGGAAGGGGTGAGCGAGGAAGTCTATCAAAAATATGATCTTATGACTCCTTACCATATGAATGCCGGCGGTCTCATAAGATATTGGAAGAAGTATATGCTTCCGGGTTCCTGA
- a CDS encoding DUF1460 domain-containing protein, whose amino-acid sequence MNRIIKNLFLLIVIVIAAKFLITVFGKDLSTGYPEKIILGSWTEQSIETLIKQAGSKNSSGEKIEFLSESFLGTPYAENTLGGGSDQTEQLTVDLSGLDCFTYIDYVESLRLSGSFAEFREKLAKIRYKHGAVLWEKRKHFFSDWVSGGDKNAHDVTGKIGGDAVLTATKELNRKTDGSLWLPGLTTVKREISHIPSQKISPQVLREIKTGDYIGVYSDRDGLDVSHTGIAVRKNGGVYLRHASLVHKKVLDEELATYMKNKPGLLVYRVK is encoded by the coding sequence ATGAACAGAATAATCAAAAATCTCTTTCTCCTGATCGTCATAGTCATCGCGGCCAAGTTTCTGATCACGGTCTTCGGAAAAGACCTCTCCACCGGATATCCGGAGAAAATAATCCTTGGAAGCTGGACGGAACAGAGCATTGAAACCCTTATAAAACAAGCCGGCTCGAAAAATAGTTCCGGGGAAAAGATAGAATTTCTCTCGGAGAGTTTTCTTGGGACTCCCTACGCCGAGAACACCCTAGGCGGAGGAAGCGATCAGACGGAGCAGCTTACCGTGGATCTCTCGGGACTCGACTGTTTCACTTATATTGACTACGTGGAATCGCTGAGACTCTCGGGAAGTTTTGCGGAATTTAGAGAAAAACTCGCGAAAATCAGATACAAACACGGCGCCGTGCTATGGGAGAAAAGAAAACACTTTTTCTCCGACTGGGTTAGCGGTGGGGATAAAAACGCGCATGACGTCACGGGGAAAATCGGGGGTGACGCCGTGCTTACGGCAACCAAGGAATTAAACAGAAAAACAGACGGTTCGCTCTGGCTTCCGGGCCTCACCACAGTAAAAAGGGAAATAAGCCACATTCCCTCTCAGAAAATCAGTCCGCAGGTACTTCGGGAGATAAAAACGGGAGACTACATTGGAGTCTACTCCGATAGAGACGGTCTTGACGTGTCTCACACCGGAATCGCGGTGAGAAAAAATGGCGGGGTTTACCTGCGTCATGCTTCCCTGGTGCATAAGAAAGTGCTTGACGAGGAACTTGCCACCTACATGAAAAACAAGCCCGGACTCTTGGTATACAGGGTAAAGTAA